GCGGTCTTCGCGTTGAGGCGGCCGACGCCATTGAAGCGTTGCCAGGTCCGCAATTTGCGGGTGAAGCGTTCCGGCGGCCTTGGCGTCCCGTCGAAATAGCGCAGGGTCGCGCCCAACGGAACGCGATCATAGACGGCATTGCCGTCAAGCGGGGGCGCAGCGGATGCGCCCGCCGGAGCGGCGGGAACGGTGGCGGAATATGTCATGGCGGTTCTCCGGGAGAGCGGGAAAGGAGCGAGCCGTCCGGCGCTCTCTCTCCATCCGGCCGGCTCACCCGGCCCCCGGCTTTCCTCGGGCTCTGGCCGCCGGCCCCGTTATGGGACCGGCGGCGCGCGGCTCAGTCGGTGAGCTTGCCGGCCGCGATGTCGGCGATCCATTCGGCGGCCTCGTCGAAATCGGCGTCGCCGTCGTCGACCTGCCGCGCCAGCGCGACGGCGCCCGATCGGCCGAGCTGGCCGAGACGCTGAATGGCGGCGAGCAGAACGGGCGCGAGCGCCTCGGCGTCCGCCAGGGCGATATCGTCGATCTTCATGGGATTCTCCTATGTTGGAATTGGAAGCCGCTGGCCGGAAGTGGCCCGGCGGCCATGCGAAAAGGCCCGGCGCTCGGCCGGGCCATTGGGCGCAAAAAAGGGGCGGAGCGGCCGAAACCGCCCCGCCCGATGCAGCTATTCCGCCGCGATGGCGTAGGCCGAGCCGGGCTCGTCCTCATCGCCGTCGTCGCCATCCTCGCCGAGGAACGCCGGGAGCGCCTCGCCGTCGGCGGCCGTGTCCGCGATCGGCAGGACGGGATCGACCTCCGGCATCCTCAGCGGTTCGGGAAGCCAGCCGGAATCGGCCAGCAGCCGCTCGGCTTCGCGGGCCATGTCGCCCTTCTTGAGGTGGTCGATCAGCCCGGCCTTCTGCGGCTCGGTGCCTTCGGCGACCGCTTCGAGGATGCGCGGCTTGGTGATGCGGCCGAGATAATTCTCGTAGGTCGGCCGCCAGCCCGTCACCGCCATGTCGAACCCGATAGCGCGGGCCAGGACATTGGCGTGCTCGATCCGGCGCGCGACGCCATGCGCCGAGACGCGGCCACCGCCATGCTTGGGGACCGGCTCCCATTGCGCGTTCACCGCATAGGCCGCGCAATGGGCGAACAGCGCCGCTTGGTCGGCGCCGTCGAGCTGCTGGATCGCGTCCCATGCATCCTTGTCGGACTTGGGAAGCCGCGCCTTCCAACCGGCGTGGCGTTCCTCCATCGCCTTCGCCGCCGCGCTTTCCCGCAGGCCCGGCGCCTGGAACGGGAAATAGACGCGGGAAACCGACAGCTCCAGGCAGGTCTCCGTCCGCACCTGATAGAAGGTGGTGAGCACCATCGCGTGCAGCACGGCGGCGAAGGCCACCGAGGGGTTCTGCGCGAAGGCGTCCTGCAGCGCGACCGTGCGGGATGCGGTCAGTTCGGCCACCAGCCTGTCCGGTAGCGGCTTGATGACTTCATCGTCGTCTTCGTCGCTGTCGGTGGCGACGGGCGCGACCGCGCCACCAAGCCTCTCGGAACCCGCCTGCACGGCGATGTCCGCCGGTTCATCGCCGGTCGCCTCGATCTCCTCATCGGTCTCCTCGTCGTCGGTTTCGACGGCTTCCTCCTCCGGCTCATCCTCCGGCCGCACATAGCCGCGGTCGATGTAGAGGGTGCCGTCAGCTTCGAGGCCGACGAACACGCCGGCGCGAGCCTGCTCCTGCGCGTCGTAGGTGCGGCGACCCTGCGACAAGGCGGCCAGCTCGACATCGATGGCGGTGACGCGGGCATCGACCTCGGCCGGGACGTCGCCCTTGCCCGCCCACTGTTCCTCCAGCGCATCGGCCTCGGCGCGAAGCTCGGCGATGCGGGCTTCGTCTTCCTCGGTCGGCGGCTCGCGGGTGGCTTCGATCGCGCGGCAGTCCGCGTCGTAACCATAGGGCAGATCGACCAGCGCCTCGACCCACTTCCAGCCTTCGGCCCTGATCCTGTTGGCCTCGGCGTCGAGCTTCTCGGCGACCAGGCGGTCGAGCAAGGCCGGATCGGTCAGCCAGCCGCCGTCATCGGGCTCGAACAGGTCGCGCGTCGGCGCCACGCCGCCCGCCGCGAGATAGGCGTCGAGACCGACGAACCGCACGCGGGCATCGGACATCTCCACCATATCCTCGGTCAGCTTGTCGCGGATGAAGCTGGGCGACTTGTTGATGCTGTGGTCGAGCTGCTTCCAGAGCTGCTCCTGGCGGGCATGATCGTCGCTGACGGTGAAGGCCATGAGCTGATCGAGAGTCATGTCGCCGGCGACATAGACCTCGTGCAGCGTCGGCGAGACCGCGGCGAGCTTCAGCCGCTGACGCACCACGGCCGGCGTGACGCGGAAGTGCGCGGCGATGGCCTCCTCGCGCTCACCCTTGTCGATCAGCACCTTCATGCCGTGAAACTCGTCGAGCGGGTGGAGCGGCTCGCGCTCGCTGTTTTCCGCAAGCGAGTCCTCCTCGGCCAGGACCGGATCGTTGGCCGCCTTGACGACGCAAGGCACCAGCGCATCCTTGGCCATCCGCTTGCGCTTCACGAGGATCGCCAGCGCGCTGTAGCGGCGGCCGCCGGCGGGCACCTCGAAGAAGCCGGTTTCGGCGCCGTCGTCATCGAGCTGCGGGCGGACATTGAGGCCGTGCAGCAGGCTGCGGCGCGCGATGCTGTCGGCAAGGTTCTCGATCGTCACGCCGTTCTTCACCCGGCGGACGTTCGATTGGGACAGGATCAGCTTGTCGAAGGGAATATCCCGCGACGGGCTGAGAACGATCTTGGCGGCAGCTTTTGCCATGTCGGTTACTCCATGACGAGCCGCCGCGAGACACTCTCTCGGCTATCCAGCCCGTCACGAAACCGAAGGCCCCCTCTCACTCTCTCCTGCGCTGCCGGGGCCGCCACGCCCGACGCTAGACGCCGCACATGCCCTCGCACTCATTGCCCCAGAGATCGAGCTGACCGCGATCGGCCGGGGTGCTGAGATCGGCTTGGTCGAGCGGCACGGCCGAGCGGTGCAGATACACCTCGCCCCGGATGCCGCGCAGACCGGTGCGGATCGCGCGGTCCACCACGACTGCTTCGCCCCAGGCTTCGGGATCGTGATCGCGGATCTCGCGCCAGCGCATGTCGGAATGGAAAGGACAGCCGACGCAGGCGCTCTTTGGCGGGATCGGGTAGTCGTGACGTTCGAGCCACCGCAGGCAGTCGTGTCGCGACATGCGCTGCTCGATCAGCGGCCAGCGGTTGACCTGCCACGCCTCGAACGAGGGCTTCATCCGTATCAGCTCGTCGAGCGAGATGCCGATCCACTGTTCGACGACAGGATGATCGGGCGAGCGGCGGCGGGTCAGGCCGATCAGCTCGCGCACCTTCCGGCGAATGGGGACGATCTTGTAATCTTTGGTGCATTGGCGCCGGATCATACCGATCTCGACATGGCGACGCTTTACCGTGCGGGTGAAGGCAGGGATCGAGGCCCAGCGTTCGCCGGCGCCGGCGCGCAGCAGGTCGGCACGAATATCGCCGGCTGAGACGATATGCACCGGGAATGGCAGGACGTTCGGCGACATGAGCCAGGCGAGATGCTCGCGCACGGCGCGCGGTTCCCAGCCTGTGTCGGCGAATATAGCGCAGTCGGGCATCGGCCCGATCTCCCCATGCGCGGCCATCAGCGCCAGCGTAGTCGATTGGACGCCCGCGCCGAGGCTGAGGACGCGCAACCGAAGCCGATCGCTAGAGGGGTTCTGGCCGAGGGTGATAAGGCCCGCTTGGTCGTAATATGCGTGGGCGGCTGTTGTGGTGAGCGCCAT
The Novosphingobium sp. EMRT-2 genome window above contains:
- a CDS encoding ParB/RepB/Spo0J family partition protein; the protein is MAKAAAKIVLSPSRDIPFDKLILSQSNVRRVKNGVTIENLADSIARRSLLHGLNVRPQLDDDGAETGFFEVPAGGRRYSALAILVKRKRMAKDALVPCVVKAANDPVLAEEDSLAENSEREPLHPLDEFHGMKVLIDKGEREEAIAAHFRVTPAVVRQRLKLAAVSPTLHEVYVAGDMTLDQLMAFTVSDDHARQEQLWKQLDHSINKSPSFIRDKLTEDMVEMSDARVRFVGLDAYLAAGGVAPTRDLFEPDDGGWLTDPALLDRLVAEKLDAEANRIRAEGWKWVEALVDLPYGYDADCRAIEATREPPTEEDEARIAELRAEADALEEQWAGKGDVPAEVDARVTAIDVELAALSQGRRTYDAQEQARAGVFVGLEADGTLYIDRGYVRPEDEPEEEAVETDDEETDEEIEATGDEPADIAVQAGSERLGGAVAPVATDSDEDDDEVIKPLPDRLVAELTASRTVALQDAFAQNPSVAFAAVLHAMVLTTFYQVRTETCLELSVSRVYFPFQAPGLRESAAAKAMEERHAGWKARLPKSDKDAWDAIQQLDGADQAALFAHCAAYAVNAQWEPVPKHGGGRVSAHGVARRIEHANVLARAIGFDMAVTGWRPTYENYLGRITKPRILEAVAEGTEPQKAGLIDHLKKGDMAREAERLLADSGWLPEPLRMPEVDPVLPIADTAADGEALPAFLGEDGDDGDEDEPGSAYAIAAE